The following are from one region of the Gammaproteobacteria bacterium genome:
- a CDS encoding arylesterase → MKKNFLIILILVFTFAIPAAASGKTVLVFGDSLSANYGISAEDGWVALLKQQLQSEFAGYQVVNVSISGETTLGGRNRIRQVLEKHRPEIVILELGGNDGLRGATIKSIHDNLATIIETCQQNNALVLLAGMQLPPNYGMTYTQKFQAIFPQLAEKYQIKLVPFLLAGFGDQHEFFQADGIHPNEMAQKKIVENVWKVLHTMITSGKVAAKP, encoded by the coding sequence ATGAAAAAAAATTTCCTGATTATTCTGATTCTTGTTTTTACATTCGCTATACCCGCTGCAGCGTCCGGTAAAACGGTCCTGGTTTTCGGCGACAGCCTGTCCGCCAATTATGGCATATCGGCGGAAGACGGTTGGGTTGCATTACTTAAGCAACAGTTGCAATCCGAATTCGCCGGTTATCAAGTCGTCAATGTCAGCATCAGCGGTGAAACCACGCTTGGCGGCCGCAACCGAATCCGGCAAGTATTGGAAAAACATCGCCCCGAGATTGTTATCCTTGAGCTTGGCGGCAACGATGGTTTACGTGGCGCAACGATCAAATCCATTCACGACAATCTTGCTACCATTATTGAAACATGTCAGCAAAACAATGCACTGGTGTTACTTGCGGGCATGCAATTACCGCCCAATTATGGCATGACGTACACGCAAAAGTTCCAAGCTATTTTTCCGCAGCTCGCAGAGAAATATCAAATCAAATTAGTGCCTTTTCTATTGGCCGGTTTTGGCGACCAACATGAATTTTTTCAAGCCGATGGAATACATCCGAACGAAATGGCACAGAAAAAAATTGTGGAAAATGTCTGGAAAGTTTTACACACCATGATCACTTCCGGAAAAGTTGCTGCCAAACCGTAA
- a CDS encoding ATP-binding cassette domain-containing protein, producing MSDSRVNQPILWTQALSKQVNTGDQQLTILQNIELQVNPGEAVAIIGASGSGKSTLLGLLAGLDLPTSGKVHLDAVDIFALDEDSRAALRGRVLGFVFQSFQLLPALTALENVMLPLELAAAGDAEATAHRLLERVGLGKRLHHYPKQLSGGEQQRVAIARAFATAPKLLLADEPTGNLDSATGIQIIELMFELNREHGTTLVLVTHDEALSQRCSRQIRLADGKVVQ from the coding sequence ATGTCAGATAGTCGTGTTAATCAACCCATTCTTTGGACACAAGCGCTCAGCAAACAAGTCAATACCGGCGATCAGCAATTGACTATTCTGCAAAATATCGAATTGCAGGTGAATCCGGGTGAAGCCGTTGCCATTATAGGTGCATCCGGTTCCGGCAAGTCTACTTTGTTGGGCTTACTGGCGGGATTGGATTTACCGACTTCCGGGAAAGTTCATCTGGATGCGGTCGATATCTTCGCGCTGGATGAAGACAGCCGGGCGGCTTTACGCGGCCGGGTGCTCGGTTTTGTGTTTCAGTCGTTTCAATTGCTGCCGGCGTTGACCGCGCTTGAAAACGTCATGCTGCCGCTCGAACTTGCCGCAGCCGGCGATGCGGAAGCAACCGCACACCGGCTGCTGGAGCGCGTCGGGTTGGGCAAGCGCCTGCATCATTATCCCAAACAGTTATCCGGCGGTGAGCAGCAGCGGGTCGCCATTGCACGCGCGTTTGCGACCGCTCCCAAATTATTGCTGGCCGACGAACCTACCGGCAATCTCGATTCGGCTACCGGCATACAGATCATCGAATTGATGTTCGAACTCAATCGCGAACATGGCACGACCCTGGTGCTGGTGACGCACGATGAAGCATTGTCACAGCGCTGTTCGCGTCAGATTCGCCTGGCGGACGGTAAAGTGGTGCAATAA
- a CDS encoding ABC transporter permease, which produces MSHFKLSLRMLHRDWRAGELNVLLLALIIAVSGIATVGFFADRVELALARESNQLLGADLLVISSRPLPQHYADEAKRLGLAVSSLIKFASMISNGDSNLLTEVKAVTENYPLRGHVQLANQSAENSNSQTEVREANGIPQPGTIWVDEKVVVRLDLSGGDTVDVGATQLMVTERVMREPDHSVGFVNMGPRAIINAADLEKTGLIQEGSRVSYQLLLAGEAETVQRFRDWAKPQLTKAQRMEGIRDARPEIKAALERSEKFLSLAALASVVLAAAAIALAVRRFTQRHLDGCAVMRSLGASQRQLFYLYLYYFIALGVIASSIGCLVGFAAQQILTHWLSGIIETELPWPNALPALQGLLVGLVLLLGFALPPVLNLRSVPALRVLRRDIGLSNKHSIAGYLLGLAALSLLFIWKAQDLKLGLYIVAGFVAAIAVFGCLGWLLIRVLASLRHQAGGAWRYGLASIRRRAVSSIVQAVALGLGLMAMLMLTLIQDDLIDDWHTSLPPDAPNHFLVNIQADQLEPLHDFFQQHEIEQPRMYPMVRGRLIKINGNDVSAEDYAGDVHAERHIRREFNLTWSDALAADNEVVQGRWWDAGTHEAELSIEEGIAKIIRVKLGDVVTYDIAGSHFSATITSVRKVDWDTFRVNFFVIVPPGLLENYPASYITSFYVPPAEIHRVHELVKTFPNILVVDVATVIGQVQQMIQQVSQAIEFVFLFTLLAGFAVLYAAIVATQDERIFEAAIFRALGARREQLSRAWAAEFVILGGLSGLFASAGASVLGYVVGKHVLHLDYTFDPWIWVVGVSTGVIGVLAAGLLGTRSALSSPPLLTLRKVG; this is translated from the coding sequence ATGAGTCATTTCAAACTGTCACTGCGTATGCTGCATCGCGACTGGCGCGCAGGTGAATTAAATGTTTTGCTGCTGGCGTTGATCATCGCCGTGAGCGGTATTGCCACCGTCGGTTTTTTTGCCGATCGTGTGGAATTGGCGCTGGCGCGCGAGAGTAATCAACTGTTGGGCGCGGATTTGCTGGTCATTTCCAGCCGGCCGTTGCCGCAGCACTATGCCGATGAAGCCAAGCGCTTAGGTTTGGCAGTTTCGTCGCTAATCAAATTTGCCAGTATGATTTCCAACGGTGACAGCAATCTGCTGACCGAGGTCAAGGCTGTGACGGAAAACTATCCGCTACGCGGCCATGTGCAACTGGCAAATCAATCAGCGGAGAACTCGAATTCGCAAACAGAAGTTCGAGAAGCCAACGGAATTCCGCAGCCAGGTACCATCTGGGTCGATGAAAAAGTCGTGGTGCGATTGGATCTCAGCGGCGGCGACACGGTCGATGTCGGTGCAACTCAGTTGATGGTAACCGAGCGGGTCATGCGCGAACCGGATCACTCGGTGGGGTTTGTCAACATGGGGCCGCGCGCCATCATCAATGCGGCGGATCTGGAAAAAACCGGCCTAATCCAGGAAGGCAGCCGCGTGTCTTATCAATTGCTGTTGGCAGGTGAAGCCGAAACGGTGCAGCGATTTCGCGATTGGGCAAAGCCACAACTGACCAAGGCGCAACGCATGGAAGGCATCCGCGACGCGCGCCCTGAAATCAAAGCCGCATTGGAGCGCTCGGAAAAATTTCTCAGCCTGGCAGCATTGGCCAGCGTGGTTCTGGCAGCGGCGGCAATTGCCTTGGCGGTGCGCCGCTTTACTCAGCGTCATCTGGATGGCTGCGCGGTGATGCGCAGTCTGGGGGCCAGTCAACGTCAATTGTTTTATTTGTATTTGTACTATTTCATCGCGCTGGGTGTGATCGCTAGCAGTATCGGCTGTTTGGTTGGTTTTGCCGCGCAGCAGATTCTGACGCACTGGTTGAGCGGCATCATCGAAACGGAATTACCTTGGCCTAATGCGCTACCCGCTTTGCAAGGCTTGCTGGTGGGGCTGGTATTGCTGCTCGGATTTGCATTGCCGCCGGTGCTCAATTTGCGCAGTGTACCGGCATTACGCGTGCTGCGCCGCGATATCGGATTGTCCAATAAGCATAGCATCGCGGGCTACTTGCTCGGGTTGGCGGCATTATCGCTGCTGTTTATCTGGAAAGCGCAAGACCTGAAATTGGGATTGTATATCGTAGCCGGATTTGTCGCGGCGATTGCCGTTTTCGGTTGTTTGGGCTGGCTGCTGATCCGCGTGCTGGCAAGCCTGCGGCATCAGGCTGGCGGCGCGTGGCGCTACGGTCTGGCCAGCATCCGCCGCCGTGCGGTTTCGAGCATTGTGCAAGCGGTGGCGCTGGGTTTGGGATTGATGGCCATGTTGATGCTGACGTTGATCCAGGACGATTTGATCGACGATTGGCATACCAGTTTGCCGCCGGATGCGCCGAATCATTTTCTGGTCAATATCCAGGCGGATCAATTAGAACCGCTGCACGATTTTTTTCAACAGCACGAAATAGAACAGCCGCGCATGTATCCGATGGTCAGAGGCCGGTTGATCAAAATCAATGGCAACGATGTCTCGGCGGAAGATTATGCCGGCGATGTGCACGCGGAACGTCACATCCGGCGTGAATTCAATCTAACCTGGAGCGATGCACTGGCGGCGGATAACGAGGTAGTGCAGGGACGCTGGTGGGATGCCGGCACCCATGAAGCGGAATTGTCGATCGAAGAAGGCATCGCCAAAATCATCCGGGTCAAATTGGGCGATGTGGTGACTTACGATATTGCCGGCAGTCATTTCTCCGCGACAATCACCAGTGTGCGGAAAGTCGACTGGGACACCTTCCGCGTCAATTTCTTTGTCATCGTGCCGCCCGGTTTGCTGGAAAATTATCCGGCCAGCTATATCACCAGTTTTTATGTACCGCCGGCGGAGATTCACCGGGTGCACGAGCTGGTCAAAACATTTCCGAATATTCTGGTGGTCGATGTCGCCACGGTCATCGGTCAGGTGCAACAGATGATTCAACAGGTTTCGCAAGCAATCGAGTTCGTTTTCCTGTTCACGCTGTTGGCCGGTTTTGCCGTGTTGTACGCAGCGATTGTTGCGACGCAGGATGAGCGCATTTTTGAGGCGGCCATTTTTCGCGCTTTGGGCGCCCGGCGCGAGCAATTGTCGCGTGCCTGGGCGGCGGAATTTGTCATTCTGGGCGGATTATCCGGCTTATTCGCCTCGGCCGGTGCCAGCGTGCTCGGGTACGTCGTCGGCAAACATGTGCTGCATCTCGATTACACGTTTGATCCTTGGATCTGGGTGGTGGGTGTATCGACCGGTGTGATCGGGGTATTAGCCGCCGGTTTACTGGGAACGCGCTCAGCGCTGTCAAGCCCGCCGCTATTGACGCTGCGCAAGGTTGGATAG